The Halotia branconii CENA392 region ACTTAATAGTTGCTCAGAAATTTGGTAAGGTTGAAAAATTGGTAAGCGATCATCGGCTTCTGTTTCTTGTCCCATACTTGCCCAAACATCAGTATAAAGTACGTTAGATCCTTTGGCTGCTAATTTTGGGTCATCAGTGAGGAGAATTTCAGTTTTATTGGCAGCGATCGCTCTTGCTTGTTCTACAATTTCAGAATCCGGCTCATATCCCTTTGGGGTAGAAATTCTTACATTCATACCTACCAAAGCACATCCCAGCATCAGTGAATTAGCTACGTTGTTACCATCACCCACGTAGGTTAAAGTTAATCCCGCAAGCTCACCAAAGCATTCTTGAACTGTCAATAAATCAGCTAATATCTGACAGGGATGTTCTAAATCAGTCAGTGCATTGATTACAGGAATCTTGGCATAGTGAGCAAAAGTTTCCAATTCTTGCTGTGCAAAAGTGCGAATTGCCAAAATATCTAAATATCTATCTAACACCCGTGCTGTATCTTGTATGGGTTCTCCGCGACTAACTTGAGTGACATTAGGATTAAGATCAATTACTTGTCCACCCAATTGGTACATCGCCACGGTAAAACTGACTCGTGTGCGAGTTGAAGCTTTAGAGAACAACAAACCCAATACCTTATTACACTGTAACTTTAGCTGTTGTGATTTGAGTTGAGTTGCTAGTTGCAAGATGTCTTGAAGTTCTGTTGGACTGAGGTCAGCCAAACCTAATAAATCACGTCCGATC contains the following coding sequences:
- the argF gene encoding ornithine carbamoyltransferase; translation: MAALIGRDLLGLADLSPTELQDILQLATQLKSQQLKLQCNKVLGLLFSKASTRTRVSFTVAMYQLGGQVIDLNPNVTQVSRGEPIQDTARVLDRYLDILAIRTFAQQELETFAHYAKIPVINALTDLEHPCQILADLLTVQECFGELAGLTLTYVGDGNNVANSLMLGCALVGMNVRISTPKGYEPDSEIVEQARAIAANKTEILLTDDPKLAAKGSNVLYTDVWASMGQETEADDRLPIFQPYQISEQLLSLADSQAIVLHCLPAHRGEEITDAVIEGSHSRVWEQAENRLHAQKALLASILGTN